From the Oncorhynchus kisutch isolate 150728-3 linkage group LG27, Okis_V2, whole genome shotgun sequence genome, the window CTGGACTAACAACACCCTTGCCAATATATCCTGCAAACACTGTCTTCTCCGGCATTACCATTGTACTGTACACACCCGTAGCAAAATATTTTCGAAAGGTTTTGCAACaaagagagtttctattggagaaATCCAGGAAGGTCCCGCCctgtttcgttccgtttgcttctcTTTGGTTTCCAGTGAATACACCCCTGCTGAACACAGCTCAAGATGACCAAATCTGTCAAACTTCAACAGCAAAAAAGCTAGGGATGCTCCTCCTTTTCACCACCcgacagaggagagaagaaatgGCGATGCTAGGGTCTTTTAGCTCCGCACAGCAGAACAAAAATGTTTCTGGGGGCGACAGGGACGGGACAGAGTTCGTATGTCCGGTTTGTCTCGAGATTTTCGATAgccctgtcacaacacaatgtggacATACGTGAGTATCTTTACACAAATATCTAATTTTGTCTATGAACGTAGCTAGCTAGACATCATCTAAGTTCAAGCTAACGAGCTTGTCTGGCGTCAACCAGCAAGATACCTGTGTTGTGAGCTGGCTAGCTAAGGGATTGAACATGTATGTGATCCGGCAAGCTAACTACTGACAGGAAATCATATTTAACTTGCCATTTAATGTTTCCTTTTGGCTTTCAATGTTATATGTTGGTAATATATTTGCATGTTCATAAATATATgctttactttcagttttgtttaCATCAAGAAATGAGCTTCAATTGAATTGTGGCCTTTGTAGTTAAATTATATTAGAAATGCATTCTGTAGATATGTAAAGAACTACAACGCCCAATGTCTTCAGCGGACAGGTCTTTCGTTTGTATCAGGAAGTTAATTTATCAATAAAACAAATTGTACTTGTACCGTCCTCTAATTTCACAGAGTGAAGAAAGTAATTGTCAGTGAGGAACATAGTGGTTCAATAATCAGCATCAATGTTTGGTTTCGTCATAACAGACGTCTAAGTTTCGTTTTCCTTCTGTAATACGATGGCTATATGTTTGCTTTCATTTTAGCCTATGAATGACTTGCAACATCTCGATCTcctttcccttctccctccacccagGTTTTGTCAAAGTTGTCTGCAGGAGTGCCTGCGGCCCCAGAAGCCAGTGTGTGCCGTTTGTAGGGCACCATTGGGCCACTGGGCCAAAGCCACTGACCTAGAGGCCCTCATACACACCTCAATGGCGGCCTGCAAGGGCTGTGgagcacaggtgtgtgtgtccagcagtcTGTCAGTTTGTAAAACAATGTGAATAGTCAAAGGAATTAAGATAAGTGAGTGAATGATCTATTATAAATGTGGATAAGtctgtctatgtttttaaataaagtgCACTACCATTAGCATTGATGCCTTGTGTTTTCTCGACTTTCAGGTCGGCCTGTCCCAGATGAGAGGCCACACGGCAGCATGCTCCAAGTACCAGGAGTATATTGAGGAGGGGGTCAGGACCACTGCCCAGACCCAGCCTAACATTATTGGGTGAGAAGTGGAGGGTGGTGGTACAGCAGCTTTGATATGCTGTGCAATTATGCATATATGGTCATAGTGTAATATTCTCTGCCTCTCAGTATGTGTTGATCAACCCATCTTTATAGGTTCTCAACTTTGTAATGGCTCTCAATATCCTAACGTATTTATTGACTGGTGGCTTTGACTTTTGCATAAACGCTGTGATTGGTTTTCATGGACATAACACAAACCCAGAGGGATCATGGTTATATAATATATACAAAAGAGACCTAAACATATCCAGTGACATGTCCTCATTCcacttctcctctgtctccccagcCCTATGCCGAACCGCTTCACTTTCTCATGCCCCTACTGTAACTACCAGAACCTGGACCAGGACGGCCTGGTGGAGCACTGCACTTCCCAGCATGCCCGGGACACGCGCCACGTGGTAAGGGGTCTTCAGTGAAACATGACTCACCTGACAATTAGTTTCCCTCAAGCATTTTTCATTCATTGTTTGAAACGTGAGGACAAAGATGGTGTGTTACTGTTAGTGCATGCTATGTCTATGACGGCTTGCCTCAGCCAGGAGTGTAACATGAGATGttgcagagagggggagaaataAGCATGAGCTTGACAGAAAGTCAAGAGCGAGGGAGAAAGTAAGAAGGGAAATTAAAGAGGATGGCTTGTAAAATCCGGTACTAAGGGCcctgtgagagagtgtgaaagagtcTATTGCGCTGCTCCACTATGCTCATCCGTCATTCTGTACCTGCCACAGTGTCATGGTCATAGATAGCGGCTTCCAAGAAACACGGAGTgaggtggtggaggttggggggGAATGAGAATGTCTAGTTCTGTAACGGTGTTTCCGTTAGCCGGTAATTGACCCGTTAGCTGGTAATTGATGGTTTTTGGCTGATAAAAATACATAAACTTGTAAAGGTGTCAACTGGTACCGGCCCGTGACCGACTGAGAAGTGTTCAAGTATTTGTATATATTCATGGCATATCATCCCATCGTCAGGTTAATCATCTTGGGCTGACTCAaaccttgtcttggctgtgtacttaggaccgttgtcctgttggaaggtgaacctttgccccagtctgaggttttgagcgctctggagcgagttttcatcaaggatctcgctgtactttgctccgttcatttttctctcaatcctgactagtcgtccactccctaccgctgaaaaacatccccacagcatgatgctgccaccactatactTAACCTTAGGGATGGtccaaggtttcctccagatgtgacgcttagcattcaggccaaagagttcaatcttggtttcgtcatACCAGATCATTTTTGTtattatggtctgagagtcctttaggtaccttttggtaaactccaagcaggctgtcttgtttcttttactgaggagtggcttccgtctggccactctcataaaggcctgattgttggagtgctgcagatgtaacagtatagactttacgtccgtcccctcgccccgacctgggcgcgaaccagggatgctctgcacacatcaacagtcaccctcgaagcatcgttacccatcgctccacaaaagccgtcactgattgaaacgctaccagcgcgcaccaccgctaactagctagccatttcacatcggctacacagacatggttgtccttctggaaggttctcccatctccacagaggaactcagtcactctgtcagagtgactatctggttcttggtcacctccctgaccaaggcccttcacccccgattgctcagtttttccGAGCGGcaaaagttgtaaaaacatcaagaatgatcaatggtctcattacttatgtaaataaggaagTTTTGTTAATTTTTAaataacctgttttcactttttcatgatggggtattgtgtgtagattgataaactattaattgaatacattttagaataatgctgtaatgtaacaaaatgtggaaaaagtcaaggggtctgaatactttccaaatgcactgtctCCAATATAGTCTTAAATCAATGTATCCATTGAACAAATGTTTAAAACGATGGCTAAATACACCTTCTAACACTAGATAACTAATTAAACATGGCTATAACTTACTCAATACCACTGATTATTTTAACAGACTCTCAAcattttcctttctttctctgcCACCAAATGTGACCAACCAccttgattcggtcttatgtagcaacatttgaaatagtgttttttacattggataaaagtagagactccgaGCTAGAAAagggtatatcatacactacagttgaggaacaatgggaaagtaattctgagTTGAACACTAATAAACTTTTGATAAACTCACTTTTGAGTAAATGGcctttcaatgttttggtacacctactggagagctcttctttgtcgacACCCATTCAGTATCATTCACACCcttttaagccttagccccacccatctctttaaggattcacatgtgctaaacagagtatTTTAGTAAataaccaaagatttcaagactaaaagtggtaagtagtagcctacaacaagGAAGAactccaggtaaaaatacacaatctggtccttggcctatatcctaatctgacctTTGCGCCGGTTATGTTGTTCTGGTAAACACACAGTATATGAAATAACATctaagtgtatttgtcacatgcacaggatacagaaggtgtgaACGGTGAAATGGTTGAAATCAAAaacaaagtgtccagataaaaatatttaataattattagatgacgcttatctgacacatgttcatgaaatacaatagattaCCGTAttcacacctggctaacttgaggGGTCATGTGGCATCTGgcaaagtggagtcttttgttcaggtaggtaaacaatgaaccggcATAATCCCAACTCCTACgactaccaatacaaacattgtcatgtctttagctacctgcagattaatACTAAAGCTATCACTATTTTCCAACTGATCTGTCAATGGCGCCTGCTAAATTCAtggcatcaatgttgttgagaaaataaacaaaacttttgtagttctcgatggcgattgtgatatctttcaaaacGATGTGGTCGAAAGGAAAATAAACACATActgacagaagcatgctacatggcagaccaatccaaactcatctcccggTCTTTTTCCGtgtctaaaccaactaggctcgtaatttaacaattttatttgtatttacggatggaatacacgtttgttattaaaGCACATGACAGTTCTCATgtcccagaaggcatttctgcactGTGTATTCTGTCACTCATCGGCTTCAGCACAGGGAAACCCATATTTTATGTTCTGGGTTTTTCTAGGTCGCACAGCAAGATATTTACCAGAGCAGACTGGAATGTCTTGTGTCAACTTGAGCTAGcaaacagtagctagctaggttagctaAGAGAACTTGCAGTAATTCAATTGGCTACCAATAAAGATACTTATATACAAGTCCAGGTCCCAACAGTTGCTTAAAATATTATTCCACTTCACAGCTGCTTCAAGAAAACATTTACTAAAATAGTCAGCCTGAAGCTGATCATTTGAATCTACAGTATGCTTAAGTTATTACTGTAAAGAACGTGTTATACAGAGTCATTTTTACAAGAGGCTTCCAATTACAGTTAATACCAGTATTTTCCTACATTTTACCCATAATACCGTGCACTCTACAGAATTTATGTTGGCTTACCTGAAGACGTCATGATTATTACCCCTGTCAATTGAGTGGCCATTGTTTTGTAAACTCTGCCATGACGTCCTGTAGCAGTAGGCCTAACAGCGGGAACATGGCTAAAACTGGAAAATACCAAATATAATTTCATGGGGCCCCTTAGTAGTTTATTTACCATTATTTGACAAGGTATGGTATATTGAGAAAAACATCTCTTGAAACTgtacaactgttctgcctgcggctatggaatcctgacctgttcacctgacgtgctacctgtcgcagacctattatttgaccatgctggtcatttatgaacatttgaacatcttggccatgttctattataatctccacccggcacagccagaagaggactggccaccccacatagcctggttcctctctaggtttcttcctaggttttggcctttctagggagtttttcctagccaccgtgcttctacacctgcattgcttgctgtttggggttttaggctgggtttctgtacagcactttgagatatcatctgatgtacgaagggatatataaatacTTTTGATTTGATCTTGTACACCAAGGACCCAGGAAAGAGTTGCATGGTAGAGGATAAGAGCTAGAAATAATTAATTGTTTGCGCCGTTtaatttttatgtattttttgctAGAAGAGGTTGGAGACTCCTGCTCTAATCTAATGCCTGGTTGAGTAGCTATCGTAAATGTTAAAAACAGTGCAAATCaaaccagctagctactgtaccaaGGCTGAAAGCACAGACAAGAAAAAATTAGGTGACAGGATAGAGGGAGACGTGCAAGGAGCCAACGTGGTCTAAGAACACTGTAGAGAGGATCATGTTACAGAATGTGGTAATGTAAAACAAACCTAGCGTCTCCTTCTATATGTGGCGATTCAGGGGTCTAAGAACACTGTAGAGAGGATCATGTTACAGAATGTGGTAATGTAAAACAAACCTAGCGTCTCCTTCTATATGTGGCGATTCAGGGGTCTAAGAACACTGTAGAGGATCATGTTACAGAATGTGGTAATGTAAAACAAACCTAGCGTCTCCTTCTGTATGTGGCGATTCAGGGGTCTAAGAACACTGTAGAGAGGATCATGTTACAGAATGTGGTAATGTAAAACAAACCTAGCGTCTCCTTCTGTATGTGGCTATTCAGGGGTCTAAGAACACTGTAGAGGATCATGTTACAGAATGTGGTAATGTAAAACAAACCTAGCGTCTCCTTCTATATGTGGCTATTCAGGGGTCTAAGAACACTGTAGAGAGGATCATGTTACAGAATGTGGTAATGTAAAACAAACCTAGCGTCTCCTTCTGTATGTGGCGATTCAGGGGTCTAAGAACACTGTAGAGGATCATGTTACAGAATGTGGTAATGTAAAACAAACCTAGCGTCTCCTTCTATATGTGGCGATTCAGGGGTCTAAGAACACTGTAGAGGATCATGTTACAGAATGTGGTAATGTAAAACAAACCTAGCGTCTCCTTCTATATGTGGCGATTCAGGGGTCTAAGAACACTGTAGAGAGGATCATGTTACAGAATGTGGTAATGTAAAACAAACCTAGCGTCTCCTTCTATATGTGGCTATTCAGGGGTCTAAGAACACTGTAGAGAGGATCATGTTACAGAATGTGGTAATGTAAAACAAACCTAGCGTCTCCTTCTGTATGTGGCGATTCAGGGGTCTAAGAACACTGTAGAGGATCATGTTACAGAATGTGGTAATGTAAAACAAACCTAGCGTCTCCTTCTGTATGTGGCGATTCAGGGGTCTAAGAACACTGTAGAGAGGATCATGTTACAGAATGTGGTAATGTAAAACAAACCTAGCGTCTCCTTCTATATGTGGCGATTCAGGGGTCTAAGAACACTGTAGAGGATCATGTTACAGAATGTGGTAATGTAAAACAAACCTAGCGTCTCCTTCTGTATGTGGCGATTCAGGGGTCTAAGAACACTGTAGAGGATCATGTTACAGAATGTGGTAATGTAAAACAAACCTAGCGTCTCCTTCTATATGTGGCTATTCAGGGGTCTAAGAACACTGTAGAGAGGATCATGTTACAGAATGTGGTAATGTAAAACAAACCTAGCGTCTCCTTCTATATGTGGCGATTCAGGGGTCTAAGAACACTGTAGAGGATCATGTTACAGAATGTGGTAATGTAAAACAAACCTAGCGTCTCCTTCTATATGTGGCGATTCAGGGGTCTAAGAACACTGTAGAGAGGATCATGTTACAGAATGTGGTAATGTAAAACAAACCTAGCGTCTCCTTCTGTATGTGGCTATTCAGGGGTCTAAGAACACTGTAGAGGATCATGTTACAGAATGTGGTAATGTAAAACAAACCTAGCGTCTCCTTCTGTATGTGGCGATTCAGGGGTCTAAGAACACTGTAGAGAGGATCATGTTACAGAATGTGGTAATGTAAAACAAACCTAGCGTCTCCTTCTATATGTGGCTATTCAGGGGTCTAAGAACACTGTAGAGAGGATCATGTTACAGAATGTGGTAATGTAAAACAAACCTAGCGTCTCCTTCTGTATGTGGCTATTCAGGGGTCTAAGAACACTGTAGAGGATCATGTTACAGAATGTGGTAATGTAAAACAAACCTAGCGTCTCCTTCTATATGTGGCGATTCAGGGGTCTAAGAACACTGTAGAGAGGATCATGTTACAGAATGTGGTAATGTAAAACAAACCTAGCGTCTCCTTCTGTATGTGGGTATTCAGGGGTCTAAGAACACTGTAGAGAGGATCATGTTACAGAATGTGGTAATGTAAAACAAACCTAGCGTCTCCTTCTGTATGTGGCTATTCAGGGGTCTAAGAACACTGTAGAGGATCATGTTACAGAATGTGGTAATGTAAAACAAACCTAGCGTCTCCTTCTATATGTGGCGATTCAGGGGTCTAAGAACACTGTAGAGAGGATCATGTTACAGAATGTGGTAATGTAAAACAAACCTAGCGTCTCCTTCTGTATGTGGCTATTCAGGGGTCTAAGAACACTGTAGAGGATCATGTTACAGAATGTGGTAATGTAAAACAAACCTAGCGTCTCCTTCTGTATGTGGCGATTCAGGGGTCTAAGAACACTGTAGAGAGGATCATGTTACAGAATGTGGTAATGTAAAACAAACCTAGCGTCTCCTTCTGTATGTGGCGATTCAGGGGTCTAAGAACACTGTAGAGAGGATCATGTTACAGAATGTGGTAATGTAAAACAAACCTAGCGTCTCCTTCTATATGTGGCGATTCAGGGGTCTAAGAACACTGTAGAGAGGATCATGTTACAGAATGTGGTAATGTAAAACAAACCTAGCGTCTCCTTCTGTATGTGGCTATTCAGGGGTCTAAGAACACTGTAGAGGATCATGTTACAGAATGTGGTAATGTAAAACAAACCTAGCGTCTCCTTCTGTATGTGGCGATTCAGGGGTCTAAGAACACTGTAGAGAGGATCATGTTACAGAATGTGGTAATGTAAAACAAACCTAGCGTCTCCTTCTATATGTGGCTATTCAGGGGTCTAAGAACACTGTAGAGAGGATCATGTTACAGAATGTGGTAATGTAAAACAAACCTAGCGTCTCCTTCTATATGTGGCTATTCAGGGGTCTAAGAACACTGTAGAGAGGATCATGTTACAGAATGTGGTAATGTAAAACAAACCTAGCGTCTCCTTCTGTATGTGGCGATTCAGGGGTCTAAGAACACTGTAGAGAGGATCATGTTACAGAATGTGGTAATGTAAAACAAACCTAGCGTCTCCTTCTGTATGTGGCTATTCAGGGGTCTAAGAACACTGTAGAGAGGATCATGTTACAGAATGTGTGTGTTACTCCAAAAACAGGCATAGCTCTACGCACCTTTTAGATTTCATGAGACCGCATTCAAAAGGGTTTCTATTGGGATAAGGCCAGTGACAATCTGGCCGGACATTTGGCGGCGTGAGTGTGCATGTTTATTGCTGCTTTAACACAGTGTGTGATGTGTTGTCTATTACTGCTTTATGTTACATGTGAAGGCAAGCTAAAGGCCCATCTGTGTCCAGAGATGAACGAAGAAGTTATATTCTGTTGTCTTGCAGGTGTGTCCTATCTGTGCCTCTATGCCTTGGGGGGACCCCAACTACAGAAGCGCTGACTTCTTCCAGCACCTAAAGATTAGACACACCTTCTCTTATGACACCTTTGTGGTAAGTAAGACACACTGGTCACAATTCAGTTATTGTTTTCAGGACCTCCTGTAAAGAAAATCTTCTTTTATTAATGCCTTGCTTTTCCTTCTCTCCAGGACTACTCCACAGACGAACACACTATGATCCAGGAGGCTCTACAACGCTCCCTCATGGAGAACTGAGGTGGTGTCTGCCTTGAGGAAGGAGGAAAAGGTGGCTTTGAGGGAAAATATAATTGCACTGCACCATCCTTGAACTGGGCTAGTGGTGTAACCATAGGAAAAAGAATAGTAAGGGTGGGTGGCGACTTCCTGACTGCATAACCAGGAAGCTTTGAGGCTTACCAAGCAACTCCTCTTATCACTTTACAATTATCATTCCaacataaataaaacaatacaagTTAAACATGTGCTTTCTGGTATAGAAGTGGAGTGatgtccctgtgtctctctccgaAGAAGTTAAACATGTGCTTTCTGGTATAGAAGTGGAGTGatgtccctgtgtctctctccgaAGAAGTGTTGTATTGTTAGAGCGTTCATAATTCTGCTGAATCATGACTATTTCATCTGTTCATTGTTAGCATtgtcatataggcctactgtaccgGAGACTTCCACAGTTGTTTGTTTTCTACTGTTATGACTTGATTCTGCAATGAGAGGTTTTAACCACTGGGTGGCTACCTTTTTCCAACAAAATGCAACGATAacatagaggactcatctttctATCTGTGCCATTTTAGAAtctgacagcatgggcagtgccTTTTTGAGGCTTCCATTTGAAAGTAGTCTGTTTTCTTCTTcacgattggctgatccctcctgatgacccagttggacatgactccaacag encodes:
- the LOC109871942 gene encoding E3 ubiquitin-protein ligase RNF114-like, which encodes MLLLFTTRQRREEMAMLGSFSSAQQNKNVSGGDRDGTEFVCPVCLEIFDSPVTTQCGHTFCQSCLQECLRPQKPVCAVCRAPLGHWAKATDLEALIHTSMAACKGCGAQVGLSQMRGHTAACSKYQEYIEEGVRTTAQTQPNIIGPMPNRFTFSCPYCNYQNLDQDGLVEHCTSQHARDTRHVVCPICASMPWGDPNYRSADFFQHLKIRHTFSYDTFVDYSTDEHTMIQEALQRSLMEN